The following proteins are co-located in the Sphingomonas panacis genome:
- a CDS encoding lysozyme inhibitor LprI family protein: MLLSILALAVAAPNACLDQTSTVAMVDCLTRRARQADARLNAAYKAARARVPTRQAAALQAAQRAWIAYRTANCRAYALGEGTITQVEAAQCALDTTSRRADELEAFSRRN; this comes from the coding sequence ATGCTGCTATCGATCCTCGCGCTGGCCGTCGCCGCGCCCAACGCCTGTCTCGACCAGACGTCCACCGTCGCGATGGTCGATTGCCTCACGCGCCGGGCGAGGCAGGCCGACGCGCGGCTCAACGCCGCCTATAAGGCGGCACGGGCGCGCGTGCCGACGCGACAGGCGGCGGCACTACAGGCCGCGCAGCGCGCGTGGATCGCCTACCGCACCGCCAATTGCCGCGCGTATGCGCTCGGCGAGGGCACGATCACGCAGGTCGAGGCGGCGCAATGCGCTCTCGACACGACCAGCCGCCGCGCCGACGAGCTCGAGGCGTTCAGCCGCCGGAACTGA